One window of the Nitrospirota bacterium genome contains the following:
- a CDS encoding DUF502 domain-containing protein — MSKLGQFIRKYFITGLLVITPMWGTYLILKTLFTSLDGVLGGYLQREFNFYIPGFGIILLLSLIFLSGVLVTNIFGRKLVQIWEEFLQKVPLVRNIYSLFKSIVDTFSNQHKEKLSRVVLVEFPRKGCFTIGFVTGIPNEEIMSSAGERLINVYVPTTPNPTGGYMLLFPEKEVKSLSMSAEEGMKMIISTGAYNPPSGKGKHPIQKAEMLSGEIT; from the coding sequence TTGTCAAAGTTGGGCCAATTTATTCGAAAGTATTTTATTACGGGCCTTCTTGTAATTACCCCGATGTGGGGAACCTACCTGATCTTGAAAACCCTGTTTACCTCCCTAGATGGCGTGTTGGGGGGATACCTTCAACGTGAATTCAATTTTTATATTCCCGGGTTTGGAATTATATTACTTCTGTCGCTTATTTTTCTAAGCGGTGTCCTGGTGACCAATATCTTTGGTCGAAAGCTGGTTCAAATCTGGGAGGAGTTCCTCCAAAAAGTTCCTTTAGTACGAAATATCTATTCTCTTTTTAAATCGATCGTAGACACTTTTTCCAATCAGCATAAGGAAAAGTTGAGCCGCGTTGTGTTGGTTGAATTTCCCAGAAAAGGTTGTTTTACAATCGGATTTGTAACCGGTATTCCGAATGAGGAGATCATGTCGAGTGCCGGAGAACGCCTGATCAATGTCTATGTTCCGACAACCCCGAATCCGACGGGAGGGTATATGCTCCTGTTTCCAGAAAAGGAAGTGAAGTCCCTTTCCATGTCCGCGGAAGAAGGAATGAAGATGATTATCTCCACCGGCGCCTATAATCCCCCTTCGGGAAAGGGCAAACATCCTATTCAAAAGGCCGAGATGTTGTCCGGGGAGATCACTTGA